The following proteins are encoded in a genomic region of Holophagales bacterium:
- a CDS encoding PIN domain-containing protein — MVSKTLRSVVADANVLLSASLGHAARKVFEKARVFHVITTDVAAGEVREYLPVLAAKAGLDRAPIIRVFDALPIEIVPESGYRTRLKDAASLIGKRDPNDTTVLALALKRGLPVWSNDDDFDDAGVLVFTTAELLEVLGFSSARHR; from the coding sequence GTGGTTTCGAAGACTTTAAGAAGCGTCGTCGCGGACGCTAACGTCCTGCTCTCGGCCTCTCTCGGGCACGCCGCGCGCAAGGTCTTCGAGAAGGCCCGGGTCTTTCACGTCATCACGACCGACGTCGCGGCCGGCGAGGTCCGGGAATACCTTCCTGTCCTCGCCGCCAAGGCTGGCCTGGACCGTGCGCCGATCATCCGGGTCTTCGACGCGCTGCCGATCGAGATCGTGCCCGAGAGCGGCTACCGGACACGGCTGAAGGATGCCGCGAGCCTCATCGGCAAGCGTGATCCCAACGACACCACGGTCCTGGCCCTCGCCCTGAAGCGGGGGCTGCCGGTCTGGTCGAACGACGACGACTTCGACGACGCCGGCGTCCTCGTCTTCACGACCGCGGAGCTGCTCGAGGTCCTCGGCTTCTCCTCCGCCAGGCACCGCTAG
- the xerC gene encoding site-specific tyrosine recombinase XerC → MTSPARRRAAARRKRVFAFRDTTDPRGFVVLLKAHLEHMKVRGYSPRTVLSAEWSVSDFAVWCQERDVMKPRDVTKPMLERYQRTLFYTEKPDGSPLTLSTQHHRLSFIKQYFKWLARENHLLSNPASELELPKVEKRLPKHVLTATEAEAILAQPDIRKPQGLRDRAILETFYSTGIRRTELSGLKVHDVDTERGTITVRQGKGRRDRVVPVGERAGAWIAKYIREARPDFVIEPDRGFIFLAGEGEPIAPKTLSLYVSRYVKASGVAKTGSCHLFRHAMATLMLENGADVRMIQAILGHVKLTTTEIYTHVAITKLKEIHTATHPAARLGPGGAGKRGGSAE, encoded by the coding sequence GTGACGAGCCCGGCCCGAAGGCGCGCGGCGGCCCGAAGGAAGCGGGTCTTCGCCTTCCGCGACACGACCGACCCTCGCGGCTTCGTCGTCCTCCTGAAGGCCCATCTCGAGCACATGAAGGTGAGGGGCTACTCGCCCAGGACGGTCCTGTCGGCCGAGTGGTCCGTCTCGGACTTCGCCGTCTGGTGCCAGGAGCGCGACGTGATGAAGCCCCGCGACGTCACCAAGCCGATGCTCGAGCGCTACCAGCGGACGCTCTTCTACACGGAGAAGCCCGACGGCAGCCCGCTGACCCTCTCGACGCAGCACCACCGCCTCAGCTTCATCAAGCAGTACTTCAAGTGGCTCGCGCGCGAGAATCACCTCCTCTCGAACCCCGCCTCGGAGCTCGAGCTGCCGAAGGTGGAGAAGAGGCTCCCCAAGCACGTCCTGACGGCCACCGAGGCCGAGGCGATCCTGGCGCAGCCCGACATCCGGAAGCCCCAGGGCCTGAGGGACCGGGCGATTCTCGAGACCTTCTACTCGACGGGGATCCGGCGCACCGAGCTGTCGGGCCTGAAGGTCCACGACGTCGACACCGAACGCGGCACGATCACGGTCCGCCAGGGGAAGGGCCGCAGGGACCGGGTCGTCCCGGTGGGGGAGAGGGCCGGGGCGTGGATCGCGAAGTACATCCGCGAGGCCCGGCCGGACTTCGTCATCGAGCCGGACCGCGGCTTCATCTTCCTCGCTGGCGAGGGTGAGCCCATCGCGCCGAAGACCCTCAGTCTGTACGTGAGCCGTTACGTGAAGGCATCGGGCGTGGCGAAGACCGGCTCATGTCACCTTTTCCGGCACGCCATGGCGACGCTGATGCTCGAGAACGGGGCGGACGTGAGGATGATCCAGGCCATCCTCGGCCACGTGAAGCTGACGACGACGGAGATCTATACGCACGTGGCGATCACGAAGCTCAAGGAGATTCACACGGCTACTCACCCGGCGGCGCGGCTGGGGCCGGGTGGGGCTGGGAAGCGCGGAGGCAGCGCAGAGTGA
- a CDS encoding type II toxin-antitoxin system Phd/YefM family antitoxin — protein sequence MKTVTVRELRNQTSEILNGAENVLVTSHSHPTALIVPLKDPKNVPLEMRRQLYLTLSAQLAEQLQAKGITEDEAQRGFEDFKKRRRGR from the coding sequence ATGAAGACCGTCACCGTCCGCGAGCTCCGGAACCAGACCAGCGAAATCCTCAATGGTGCCGAGAACGTCCTCGTCACCAGCCACAGCCACCCCACCGCCCTGATCGTCCCCCTGAAGGACCCCAAGAACGTCCCTCTGGAGATGAGGCGGCAGCTCTACCTGACGCTCTCGGCCCAGCTCGCCGAGCAGCTGCAGGCCAAGGGAATCACGGAGGACGAGGCTCAGCGTGGTTTCGAAGACTTTAAGAAGCGTCGTCGCGGACGCTAA